One genomic region from Argentina anserina chromosome 2, drPotAnse1.1, whole genome shotgun sequence encodes:
- the LOC126785372 gene encoding sulfate transporter 3.1-like, producing MGNVDYNKYPAANVEPSRRVAIPPAQPFVTTLKNTLKETFFPDDPLRQFKNQPASRKLVLGIQYVFPIFEWAPRYTLDFLKSDLISGITIASLAIPQGISYAKLANLPPILGLYSSFIPPLVYAMMGSSRDLAVGTVAVASLLTASMLGAEVNATENPTLYLHLAFTATFFAGVFQALLGLLRLGFIVDFLSHATIVGFMAGAATVVCLQQLKGILGLEHFTKGTDIVSVMRSVFSQTHEWRWESGVLGCCFLFFLLITRYLSQKKPKFFWISAMAPLTSVILGSVLVYFTHAEKHGVQVIGELKKGINPMSFGDLVFVSPYLSTAFKTGIITGIIALAEGIAVGRSFSMFKNYHIDGNKEMIAFGMMNIAGSCTSCYLTTGPFSRSAVNYNAGCKTAVSNIVMAIAVMLTLLFLTPLFHYTPLVVLSAIIIAAMLGLIKYEEAIHLWKVDKFDFVVCMSAYVGVVFGSVEIGLVLALALSVMRVLLFVARPKTFMLGNVPDSLAYRSMEQYTNASNIPGILILEIDAPIYFANSNYLRERITRWIDEEEDRVKDSGESSLQYVILNMAAVGNIDTSGLSMLDEVKKIIDRRGLKLVLANPGSEVMKKMNKSDLIEKIGQEWIHLTVGEAVGACNYMLHTTKSHLVKEKSGNWDNV from the exons ATGGGGAACGTGGATTACAACAAGTACCCTGCGGCGAATGTGGAGCCGTCACGCCGGGTGGCAATTCCGCCTGCGCAGCCGTTCGTCACGACGCTGAAGAACACCCTGAAGGAGACGTTCTTCCCGGACGACCCTCTCAGGCAGTTCAAGAATCAACCTGCTTCAAGAAAACTAGTCCTGGGGATCCAGTATGTGTTCCCTATCTTTGAGTGGGCCCCGCGCTACACTCTGGACTTTCTCAAGTCCGACCTCATCTCCGGCATCACTATCGCCAGCCTCGCCATCCCTCAGGGGATCAGTTACGCCAAGCTCGCTAACTTGCCCCCTATTCTCGGCCTCT ATTCGAGCTTTATTCCACCACTGGTCTACGCCATGATGGGGAGCTCTAGAGATTTGGCTGTGGGAACGGTGGCCGTGGCTTCACTTCTCACGGCTTCAATGCTGGGAGCTGAGGTCAATGCTACTGAGAATCCCACTCTCTATCTTCATCTGGCTTTCACGGCCACCTTCTTCGCCGGAGTTTTCCAAGCTTTGTTGGGTTTGTTGAG GCTTGGGTTCATCGTGGATTTCTTATCACATGCAACCATAGTAGGGTTCATGGCGGGGGCAGCCACGGTGGTGTGTCTGCAACAACTCAAGGGTATACTGGGTCTAGAACATTTTACCAAGGGGACAGATATTGTGTCAGTTATGCGCTCTGTCTTCAGCCAAACACATGAG TGGAGATGGGAAAGTGGGGTTTTGGGATGTtgctttctcttctttctcctaATAACCAGATACTTG AGCCAGAAAAAACCCAAGTTCTTCTGGATATCGGCCATGGCACCTCTGACGTCGGTGATCTTGGGAAGCGTGCTTGTTTACTTCACCCATGCTGAGAAACATGGAGTTCAAGTG ATAGGAGAGTTGAAGAAGGGGATAAACCCTATGTCCTTCGGGGATCTTGTGTTTGTATCACCTTATCTATCAACGGCTTTCAAGACAGGCATCATCACCGGCATCATAGCTCTCGCC GAAGGAATAGCAGTAGGCAGAAGCTTTTCAATGTTCAAGAACTACCATATTGATGGAAACAAAGAGATGATTGCTTTCGGAATGATGAACATTGCCGGTTCATGCACTTCTTGTTACCTTACTACAG GGCCCTTTTCAAGATCAGCGGTGAACTACAATGCAGGATGCAAAACAGCAGTGTCCAACATTGTGATGGCAATTGCAGTAATGTTAACCTTGTTGTTCCTCACACCCTTGTTCCACTACACTCCCCTTGTAGTGCTTTCAGCTATCATCATAGCTGCAATGCTTGGTCTTATAAAATACGAGGAGGCAATCCATCTCTGGAAGGTTGACAAGTTTGATTTCGTCGTTTGCATGAGTGCATATGTTGGCGTTGTTTTTGGCAGTGTCGAAATCGGCCTTGTGTTAGCG CTTGCGCTATCAGTGATGAGGGTACTGTTGTTTGTGGCAAGGCCCAAGACTTTCATGCTTGGAAATGTTCCAGATTCCTTGGCTTATAGAAGCATGGAACAGTACACAAATGCAAGCAATATTCCTGGAATCCTCATTCTTGAGATTGATGCTCCCATTTACTTTGCTAATTCCAACTACTTGAGAGAAAG GATTACAAGGTGGATTGATGAAGAGGAAGATAGAGTAAAAGATTCAGGGGAAAGTAGTTTACAATATGTCATATTGAACATGGCTG CTGTTGGTAACATAGACACAAGTGGATTAAGCATGCTTGATGAGGTCAAGAAGATCATTGATAGAAGGGGTCTCAAG CTCGTATTGGCGAACCCGGGAAGTGaggtgatgaagaagatgaacaagTCAGATTTGATTGAGAAAATAGGTCAGGAGTGGATTCATTTGACTGTTGGAGAGGCTGTTGGAGCCTGCAATTACATGCTTCACACCACCAAATCCCACCTAGTAAAAGAGAAATCAGGGAATTGGGATAACGTATGA